In Nitrospirota bacterium, the sequence ACGGGAGTGCTGAAGCACATTCTGTCCATACGATGTTCTATACTTAAGCCGCCCAAGAAGCTTTATAAACTCAGGATGAACCCCTGTAAGGCCCAGATCAAAGACGGCCTTTTCACCCTCCTCTCTCATAGCGTTATTTACCTCTTTTCTGACCTTTTCGACAATCTCCTCAATACGAGCCGGATGAATTCTGCCATCCGTTATCAGCCGCTCAAGGGAAATCCTTGCTATCTCACGCCGTACCGGATCAAAACCAGACAGAGTGACAGCCTCCGGCGTATCGTCAACTATGAAATCCACCCCTGTGGCAGCTTCAAGTGCCCGGATGTTTCTGCCTTCTCTGCCGATTATCCGCCCCTTCATTTCCTCATTGGGCAGTGTCACGGCAGTTACCGTAGCGTCACTGACATAATCGGAGGCATACCTTTGAATTGCAAGCCCTATGATGTTGCGGGAGTGCTTTTCCACCTCTTCTTTGGTCTCGTTGTCTATTTGCTTTATGAGTCTGGCCTGCTCATAGCGCACATCCTCTTCAACCTTTTTAAGCAGTTGGAACTTAGCCTCCTCTGTGGTTACTCCGGAGATTTTTTCAAGCCTTTCAGTCTCTAACTGAATCAGTTTGTCATAGTGCTTTTCCTTATCTGCAATTGTCTGCTCTTTTTTAGAAAAGTCCTTTTCGCGCCTCATAAAATCACCCTCGCGCTTTTCAAACTGGTCGAGTTTTTTATCGAGGCTCTCCTCTTTGTGTCTAAGGCGTTTTTCCATTTGGTTAAGTTCAAACTTCTTTTCTTTTATTTCACGTTCGCCCTCAGACTTTGTCTGATACTTAATGTCTTTGGCCTCTATGTGAGCCTCTTTTTTAATCCTTTCAGCGTCTCTTTCAGCCTCTGTGACTATTTCCTCTTTTCTTTTGTCAAGTTCCATGGATTTCTTGTTAAGAGCTCTCTTAAACAAAAATGCAAGCAACCCTCCCACGAGAGCCCCTGCCGCTATGGCTATTAATATGTAAACTATGTTGATCATTTGTCCTTACGCCTCCTGTCTGCTAATCTTTTTTCAAGCCCATTTTCTCGTGCCCGTGTGGTGGTAAATTTACTAAATAAGTACATCTTAAAGCCTTTTTTATTGGTGTGGTTTCTGTGAGGTTGCCGGAGAAGAGATATCCACTTAACAGCTGAGTCTGTCTCAGTGTTTCAAATTCGCAATGTCTTTCAAATAGTTCCAAAACCCCTTGTCCTCCATTTAAAGTAAAAGGAGGCCATGTACACAACCGGAACTAAGAACTCTCTGAGGACTTTTTTATCTCATAAAAACTAATCGTTTTTCTTCTGTATAACAAAATTAGTTTGCTTACAAAATAATAAAATAAAAACATGCCGCTATCACCAATGGCATTTATATTCATTTTCCTCATTTTCAGTCCGGTCATTCCTGTCAGGCCTGCCATGCTAAGTATGTTAAAACCCGCCCTTGCGGTGAGAGAGGAAAAATTAGATCCCATGTTCATAGGTGGGTGCTCTATGGAAAGGGTATAGCTTCCGGTTTCCCGGCACGCACTCACCATGACCAGAATCAAGCTCCCATAAAAATCTAATTGTCGGTCTAACTTCTCCATCTGCTAACACCTGCAGGGCAGGCACGCTCCTGCTCACGATACCGCCCTCAGCTCTATTATATAATAATGCAACATAAAAAGAGCAATTAATTTAATTACAGCAATTTTCATACAAACTATTTCCTTTTTAACTTACCTGACACCTTGCCCACAATCATAAAAGACGCCCGCAAAAACTCATCATACATACTGATTCCCACAAGAAACGCCGTGCACATGAAAGCAAATCCCAGCACGAAAAACCAGTGGTTAAACACAAGAAAAATATCAGGGAAAGTCACATTACCAAGGTTTATGTAGCTAATTATATGGTATAGTTTAGAGCCGTCAAAAACCTCAGCATAAACTATTGAGCCAAACACAATGCCAACCATAGCAGCAAGTGCATCAAGATGTCCCTCACCGAGTGCCCCTGCAGCAATGGCCGGACAGTAGCCAGCTATGGCAAGTCCTGCGCCAAATATTACCCCTCCAAACAACTGAGCA encodes:
- the rny gene encoding ribonuclease Y encodes the protein MINIVYILIAIAAGALVGGLLAFLFKRALNKKSMELDKRKEEIVTEAERDAERIKKEAHIEAKDIKYQTKSEGEREIKEKKFELNQMEKRLRHKEESLDKKLDQFEKREGDFMRREKDFSKKEQTIADKEKHYDKLIQLETERLEKISGVTTEEAKFQLLKKVEEDVRYEQARLIKQIDNETKEEVEKHSRNIIGLAIQRYASDYVSDATVTAVTLPNEEMKGRIIGREGRNIRALEAATGVDFIVDDTPEAVTLSGFDPVRREIARISLERLITDGRIHPARIEEIVEKVRKEVNNAMREEGEKAVFDLGLTGVHPEFIKLLGRLKYRTSYGQNVLQHSREVAYFAGMMAGELKADVKLAKRSGLLHDIGKAVDQEIEGPHHEIGAAIAKKYGEDERVINAMLVHHGDGDPICVESALVTAADALSAARPGVRRESIENYIKRLEKLEEIAMSYTGVDKCYAIQAGREIRIIVKPEETSDDMSYLISREIAKKVESEMTYPGQIKITVIRESRFVEYAR
- a CDS encoding YeeE/YedE family protein, which gives rise to MDQILLRLKDTFDPSTIGSLSGPTSLYGGFILGSLLGIILQKGRLCKYDVVSGMFRLQDFTFWRIGTPLLMIGMIVVFLFKDLGIIQLHVPATVVFAQLFGGVIFGAGLAIAGYCPAIAAGALGEGHLDALAAMVGIVFGSIVYAEVFDGSKLYHIISYINLGNVTFPDIFLVFNHWFFVLGFAFMCTAFLVGISMYDEFLRASFMIVGKVSGKLKRK